A stretch of Plesiomonas shigelloides DNA encodes these proteins:
- the rplQ gene encoding 50S ribosomal protein L17: MRHRKSGRQLNRNSSHRQAMFRNMASSLVRHEVIKTTLPKAKELRRVVEPLITLAKTDSVANRRLAFARTRDNEIVAKLFNELGPRFVNRAGGYTRILKCGFRAGDNAPMAYIELVDRAPVAEAAAE; the protein is encoded by the coding sequence ATGCGCCATCGTAAGAGTGGTCGTCAACTGAACCGTAACAGCAGCCATCGTCAGGCTATGTTCCGCAACATGGCCAGCTCTCTGGTTCGTCACGAAGTAATCAAGACGACCCTGCCTAAGGCAAAAGAGCTGCGTCGCGTAGTTGAGCCGCTGATCACCCTTGCCAAGACCGACAGCGTTGCAAACCGTCGTCTGGCATTCGCTCGCACTCGTGATAACGAGATCGTTGCGAAACTGTTTAATGAATTGGGCCCACGTTTTGTGAACCGTGCTGGCGGATACACTCGTATCCTGAAGTGTGGTTTCCGTGCGGGTGACAACGCGCCGATGGCTTACATCGAGCTGGTTGACCGTGCTCCAGTTGCAGAAGCTGCAGCTGAGTAA
- the mscL gene encoding large-conductance mechanosensitive channel protein MscL: MSFLKEFREFAMRGNVVDLAVGVIIGAAFGKIVSSLVGDIIMPVLGLVIGGVDFRQFHLELREATAAAPALTLNYGMFIQQLFDFTIIAFAIFVAVKALNRLKRKEEAVPAPTPEPSAEEKLLTEIRDLLKQQNDK; encoded by the coding sequence ATGAGCTTTTTAAAAGAATTTCGTGAATTTGCCATGCGTGGCAATGTGGTGGACTTAGCCGTCGGTGTGATTATCGGTGCGGCGTTTGGCAAAATTGTCTCTTCACTGGTCGGCGATATCATCATGCCCGTATTGGGATTGGTGATTGGTGGAGTCGATTTTCGTCAATTCCATCTCGAACTGCGTGAAGCCACCGCAGCAGCGCCAGCGCTCACGCTCAACTACGGCATGTTCATCCAGCAACTGTTCGATTTCACCATCATCGCATTTGCCATTTTTGTCGCCGTAAAAGCGTTGAATCGACTCAAACGTAAAGAAGAAGCCGTACCTGCGCCAACGCCTGAACCCAGTGCAGAAGAAAAGTTACTGACCGAAATTCGTGATTTACTTAAGCAGCAAAACGACAAGTGA
- the trkA gene encoding Trk system potassium transporter TrkA, giving the protein MKIIILGAGQVGGTLAENLVGENNDITIVDQDPERLRQLQDKFDLRVVLGHGAHPRVLREAGAQDTDMLVAVTNSDETNMIACQVAYSLFNTPNRIARIRAPEYIKEQGRLFTNEAVPIDYLITPEQLVTDYIRKLIEYPGALQVVNFAEDKVSLVAVKAYYGGPLVGNALSALREHMPHIDTRVAAIFRQGRPIKPQGTTIIEADDEVFFVAATHHIRAVMSELQRLEKPYKRLMIVGGGNIGAGLAKELEQNYSIKLIERNPERAAELAEMLHDTIVFCGDASDQELLNEEHIEQVDVFIAITNDDEANIMSAMLAKRLGAKKAMVLIQRSAYVDLVQGGVIDVAISPQQATISALLTHVRKADIVSVSSLRRGAAEAIEAIAHGDESTSKVVGRAIGEIRLPSGTTIGAIVRGDSVMIAHDDTVIEQGDHVVMFLTDKKHVPDVERLFQPSPFFL; this is encoded by the coding sequence ATGAAGATTATTATCCTCGGCGCCGGCCAAGTCGGCGGCACACTGGCCGAAAATCTGGTGGGTGAAAATAACGACATCACGATCGTCGATCAGGATCCAGAGCGTCTACGCCAGTTACAGGATAAGTTTGACCTGCGCGTCGTGCTCGGCCACGGCGCACATCCGCGCGTACTGCGTGAAGCCGGCGCGCAAGATACCGACATGCTGGTTGCGGTCACCAACTCCGATGAAACCAACATGATCGCCTGTCAGGTAGCCTATTCGCTGTTCAACACCCCAAATCGGATCGCCCGGATCCGCGCGCCAGAGTACATCAAAGAGCAAGGTCGTCTGTTCACCAATGAAGCGGTGCCGATCGATTACTTGATCACACCAGAGCAACTGGTCACCGACTACATCCGCAAATTGATCGAATACCCAGGCGCACTGCAAGTGGTGAACTTCGCCGAAGATAAAGTCAGTTTGGTCGCGGTGAAAGCCTACTATGGTGGGCCGTTGGTCGGAAATGCCTTATCGGCGCTGCGTGAGCATATGCCACACATCGATACCCGCGTCGCAGCAATCTTCCGCCAAGGTCGTCCGATCAAACCACAGGGCACCACCATCATCGAAGCCGATGATGAAGTGTTCTTTGTCGCGGCAACACACCATATCCGCGCGGTCATGAGTGAATTACAACGGTTAGAAAAACCGTATAAGCGACTAATGATTGTCGGTGGCGGGAATATCGGGGCCGGGTTGGCCAAGGAGCTGGAGCAAAACTACAGCATCAAGCTCATTGAGCGTAACCCTGAGCGCGCTGCCGAGCTGGCTGAAATGCTGCACGACACCATCGTATTTTGTGGTGATGCCTCCGATCAGGAGCTGCTCAACGAAGAGCATATTGAGCAAGTCGATGTGTTCATCGCTATCACTAACGATGATGAAGCCAACATCATGTCGGCAATGCTAGCCAAGCGACTGGGCGCCAAAAAAGCCATGGTGCTGATCCAGCGCTCAGCCTATGTGGATCTGGTGCAAGGCGGCGTGATTGATGTGGCGATTTCGCCGCAGCAAGCCACCATTTCCGCACTGTTAACCCACGTACGCAAGGCCGACATCGTAAGTGTGTCCTCACTTCGACGTGGTGCAGCCGAAGCCATCGAAGCCATTGCCCACGGTGACGAGTCCACCTCGAAAGTGGTCGGGCGCGCAATTGGTGAAATTCGTCTGCCAAGCGGTACCACCATCGGTGCGATTGTCCGTGGCGACAGTGTGATGATTGCCCACGATGATACCGTCATCGAACAGGGCGACCACGTGGTAATGTTCCTGACTGATAAAAAGCACGTGCCCGACGTTGAACGTCTGTTCCAGCCGAGCCCGTTCTTCTTGTAA
- the rsmB gene encoding 16S rRNA (cytosine(967)-C(5))-methyltransferase RsmB, with the protein MKTNVRAVAADILYQVLEQGQSLSSALPKAQHKIAERDAGLLQEICFGTLRVLPRLEACLQQLLEKPLSGKQRIIHQLLLVGLYQLLYTRIPPHAAVGESVNAVVALKRPAFRALVNGVLRRFQREQDAILALADQKSAPSHLHPQWLVKRLQNAYPEQWSHILDNNNQKPPMWLRVNRQHHSAADYLALLAEQQIDAELSAEHPDAILLHAPVAVTRLPGFADGWVTVQDLSAQHAALLLEPQNGELILDVCAAPGGKTTHILEMAPHAQVVAVDVEQTRLNRVAENLERLGQQATLICGDGRQPRQWWPEGQFDRILLDAPCSATGVIRRHPDIKWLRRAADIDVLTELQKEIFDATWDLLKPGGILVYATCSVLPEENHLQIEAFLQRTKDAELIPLGKDAQPDWQLLPDSQRGDGFFYAKLRKTA; encoded by the coding sequence ATGAAAACAAACGTACGCGCCGTCGCCGCCGATATCCTTTACCAAGTGCTGGAGCAAGGCCAATCGCTCAGCAGTGCGCTGCCCAAAGCGCAGCACAAAATTGCTGAACGGGATGCGGGTCTCCTACAAGAAATCTGTTTTGGCACCTTGCGGGTATTACCGCGTCTGGAAGCTTGTCTACAACAGCTGCTGGAAAAACCGCTCAGCGGCAAACAACGCATTATCCATCAGCTGCTGCTGGTTGGTCTGTACCAGCTGCTGTATACCCGTATCCCGCCACATGCCGCGGTCGGCGAATCAGTTAATGCCGTGGTCGCCTTAAAGCGCCCAGCCTTCCGCGCCTTGGTCAATGGCGTGCTGCGCCGTTTCCAACGTGAACAAGATGCTATTTTGGCACTGGCAGATCAAAAATCTGCCCCAAGTCACCTGCATCCACAGTGGCTGGTCAAGCGTCTACAAAACGCCTATCCCGAACAGTGGAGTCACATCCTCGACAATAACAACCAAAAACCGCCGATGTGGCTGCGGGTCAACCGCCAACACCACAGCGCCGCAGACTATTTGGCGCTGTTAGCCGAGCAGCAGATCGACGCTGAACTCAGTGCTGAACACCCAGATGCCATCTTGTTGCATGCACCGGTTGCTGTTACCCGTCTACCGGGTTTTGCCGATGGTTGGGTCACCGTACAAGATTTGTCCGCCCAGCACGCCGCATTACTGCTGGAGCCGCAAAACGGCGAACTGATATTGGATGTGTGCGCTGCGCCGGGTGGGAAAACAACCCATATTCTGGAAATGGCACCACACGCGCAGGTCGTAGCGGTAGATGTCGAACAAACGCGTCTGAATCGTGTTGCGGAAAACCTTGAGCGATTAGGTCAACAGGCGACATTGATTTGTGGTGATGGCCGGCAGCCGCGCCAATGGTGGCCAGAAGGGCAATTTGACCGCATCTTATTGGATGCGCCGTGCTCGGCAACCGGCGTGATCCGCCGTCATCCTGATATCAAATGGCTCCGTCGTGCCGCCGATATCGACGTGCTCACCGAGCTGCAAAAAGAGATCTTCGATGCCACCTGGGATCTGCTCAAACCGGGCGGCATCTTGGTATATGCCACCTGCTCGGTGCTGCCAGAAGAAAACCATTTGCAGATTGAGGCTTTCCTGCAACGCACAAAGGATGCAGAATTGATCCCTCTAGGTAAGGATGCGCAGCCAGACTGGCAGCTATTACCGGATAGCCAACGCGGCGATGGCTTTTTCTATGCCAAACTAAGAAAAACAGCCTAA
- the fmt gene encoding methionyl-tRNA formyltransferase, with protein sequence MSQALRIVFAGTPDFAARHLDALLASEHQVVGVYTQPDRPAGRGKKLTPSPVKVLAEQHAIPVFQPPTLRKEEYQQELAALNADVMVVVAYGLILPKVVLDLPRLGCINVHGSLLPRWRGAAPIQRSLWAGDSETGITIMQMDIGLDTGDMLHKVACPITAQDTSASLYQKLADMGPDALLTTLAQLAEGRAQPQVQDEALVTYAEKLSKEEGRLDWQQPADFSERCIRAFNPWPMSYFDVAGQTIKVWQANVLPHQQNATPGTVLHADKQGIQIATAEGVLNLTVLQPAGKKPMPVQDLLNSRREWFEPGTVLS encoded by the coding sequence TTGAGCCAAGCATTACGTATTGTCTTTGCCGGTACCCCTGATTTTGCAGCGCGTCATCTTGACGCGCTGCTCGCTTCTGAGCATCAGGTCGTCGGCGTCTACACCCAGCCGGATCGCCCGGCCGGTCGCGGAAAAAAACTCACCCCAAGTCCGGTCAAAGTACTGGCCGAACAACACGCCATTCCAGTATTCCAGCCGCCCACACTGCGCAAAGAAGAGTACCAGCAAGAGCTGGCCGCCCTGAATGCCGATGTGATGGTGGTGGTAGCCTATGGCTTAATCCTACCCAAAGTGGTGCTGGATCTGCCGCGTTTAGGTTGCATCAACGTACACGGCTCCTTGCTGCCCCGCTGGCGAGGCGCAGCGCCTATCCAGCGCTCACTGTGGGCCGGTGATAGCGAAACTGGCATCACCATCATGCAGATGGATATCGGTCTGGATACCGGCGATATGCTGCATAAGGTCGCTTGCCCAATTACTGCGCAAGACACCAGTGCCAGCTTGTACCAAAAATTGGCGGATATGGGCCCAGATGCCCTGCTGACCACCTTGGCCCAATTGGCCGAAGGTCGCGCCCAGCCGCAAGTGCAAGACGAAGCACTGGTTACTTACGCTGAAAAACTCAGCAAAGAAGAAGGTCGCCTCGATTGGCAGCAACCGGCTGATTTCAGTGAACGCTGCATTCGCGCCTTTAATCCATGGCCGATGAGCTATTTTGACGTCGCTGGGCAAACCATTAAAGTTTGGCAAGCCAACGTGCTGCCACACCAGCAAAACGCGACGCCGGGCACCGTGTTGCACGCCGACAAGCAGGGCATTCAAATTGCCACCGCAGAGGGCGTGTTGAACCTGACCGTCTTGCAGCCGGCCGGTAAAAAACCGATGCCAGTGCAAGACCTGCTCAATTCTCGACGGGAATGGTTTGAACCAGGCACCGTCCTTAGCTAA
- the def gene encoding peptide deformylase, which translates to MAVLQVLHFPDERLRTKAAPVAEVNADIQRIVDDMFDTMYEEEGIGLAATQVNIHQRIVVIDVSENRNERLVLINPELIEKSGDTGIEEGCLSVPGSRALIARAEQVRIRALNYEGQPFELEADDLLAICIQHEMDHLEGKLFVDYLSPLKRQRIRQKIEKMDKQARRQA; encoded by the coding sequence ATGGCAGTATTGCAGGTATTACATTTTCCCGACGAGCGGCTGCGCACCAAAGCGGCGCCGGTTGCTGAAGTGAATGCTGACATCCAGCGTATCGTAGACGATATGTTTGATACCATGTACGAAGAAGAAGGTATCGGACTGGCAGCTACACAAGTGAACATACACCAACGGATCGTTGTCATTGATGTGTCCGAAAACCGCAATGAACGTTTGGTTCTGATCAATCCGGAGCTGATTGAAAAATCAGGGGATACCGGAATCGAGGAAGGATGCCTGTCAGTCCCAGGTTCGCGGGCACTGATTGCCCGGGCCGAACAAGTCCGGATCCGTGCTCTTAACTATGAAGGGCAGCCTTTCGAGCTGGAAGCAGATGATCTGCTGGCGATCTGTATTCAACATGAAATGGATCACCTCGAAGGCAAACTGTTTGTCGATTACCTGTCACCGCTCAAACGTCAGCGCATCCGACAGAAGATTGAAAAGATGGATAAACAGGCCCGTCGTCAAGCTTAA
- a CDS encoding LysM peptidoglycan-binding domain-containing protein yields the protein MRKGDTLWDIAGRFLTQPWRWPEIWQKNQQIADPHWIFPGDRLYLHWVNGKPVLSKDPHVGSGTAYGVSPIPTLDVGRLLTYLNQEQIADQQALKEWPKVIGNNDGQRRMTGGRPLYVDGLLVSGERYAVFRPQETIRDSNRQTLGVRMSRVATIEVSESGPVSTALVVGDPLLEIAPGDVVVPELQSDSYSLRMGLQPSSAIKGEILDTSSGSNWMVPRDVVTLNIGKTQGVRQGDVFLVKAPGLETVKTREGRKLAQDATTGQRWLDRNNERLPGEWVGQVVVFQVTDKLSLGLLMSLQEPTRLGAQVISPRYADSLHHASAG from the coding sequence GTGAGGAAGGGCGATACGCTATGGGATATTGCCGGCCGGTTTCTGACCCAGCCGTGGCGTTGGCCGGAGATTTGGCAGAAGAACCAGCAAATTGCCGATCCGCATTGGATCTTTCCGGGCGATCGTTTGTATCTGCATTGGGTGAATGGCAAACCGGTGCTGAGTAAAGATCCGCACGTGGGCAGTGGTACGGCCTATGGCGTCAGCCCGATCCCGACGTTGGATGTGGGGCGTTTGCTCACTTACCTTAATCAAGAGCAAATTGCCGATCAGCAGGCACTGAAAGAGTGGCCTAAGGTGATTGGTAATAATGATGGGCAGCGGCGGATGACCGGCGGTCGGCCTTTGTATGTCGATGGCCTGTTGGTGAGTGGCGAGCGCTATGCGGTGTTCCGTCCACAAGAAACTATTCGCGATAGCAATCGGCAGACTCTCGGGGTGCGCATGAGCCGAGTGGCGACGATTGAAGTATCTGAGAGCGGGCCAGTCAGCACCGCGTTGGTGGTGGGCGATCCGCTGTTGGAGATTGCGCCAGGCGATGTGGTGGTGCCGGAGTTGCAGTCTGATTCTTACTCGCTGCGCATGGGTTTACAGCCGAGCAGCGCCATTAAAGGTGAAATCTTAGATACCTCCAGTGGCAGTAACTGGATGGTGCCGCGTGATGTGGTGACGCTGAATATCGGCAAAACGCAAGGTGTGCGTCAGGGCGATGTGTTTTTAGTCAAAGCGCCGGGCTTGGAGACGGTGAAAACACGCGAAGGGCGTAAACTGGCGCAAGATGCGACCACCGGCCAGCGTTGGCTCGATCGCAATAATGAGCGTCTACCGGGTGAATGGGTTGGTCAAGTGGTGGTGTTTCAGGTGACGGACAAACTGAGTCTGGGCTTACTGATGTCACTGCAAGAGCCGACCCGACTGGGCGCACAAGTGATTAGCCCGCGTTACGCCGATAGTTTGCATCATGCCAGCGCCGGTTGA
- the dprA gene encoding DNA-processing protein DprA, translating into MPAPVECWLRLYSVPGIGPVRLKQWLSRCSLAQLAANSVDDWRRLGWSERQCAFWQQESLQWVAHALAWRDASSSHHILTPDSPAYPPLLQQLPDAPVVLFIQGSPEVLLRPQLAMVGSRDCTPYGKQWGHYFAAELARSGMVITSGLALGIDACCHQAALEVSGLTVAVLGSGLQKLYPRQHQRLAQQIVAQQGALVSEFFPWQAARPEHFPRRNRIISGLAVGLLVVEATEGSGSLISARYALEQGREVFALPGAIGSGASRGCHQLIRQGAWLVESPADIQEQLGSLLCWVNEQQTELIASTEAQQLPFAKLLATVTEEVTPVDVVAERAGQPVAEVLIQLLELELAGWIAAVPGGYVRIRRTGHVRRIDVPI; encoded by the coding sequence ATGCCAGCGCCGGTTGAGTGTTGGTTACGCTTGTACAGCGTACCGGGCATCGGTCCGGTACGCCTGAAACAATGGTTAAGTCGCTGTTCTTTGGCGCAACTGGCAGCAAACTCGGTTGATGATTGGCGCCGCCTCGGTTGGAGCGAGCGTCAGTGTGCGTTTTGGCAGCAAGAATCTCTACAATGGGTCGCGCACGCTTTGGCGTGGCGTGATGCGTCATCGTCCCATCATATTTTAACGCCGGACTCTCCTGCGTACCCACCTTTATTACAGCAACTCCCGGATGCGCCTGTGGTCTTATTTATACAAGGTTCGCCGGAGGTTTTGTTGCGTCCACAATTGGCGATGGTGGGCAGCCGAGATTGCACTCCGTATGGTAAACAGTGGGGACATTATTTCGCGGCCGAATTAGCGCGCAGTGGCATGGTGATCACCAGCGGTTTGGCGCTGGGCATTGATGCTTGTTGCCATCAGGCAGCATTGGAGGTGTCAGGGCTGACGGTGGCCGTATTGGGCAGCGGTTTGCAAAAACTCTACCCGCGTCAGCACCAACGCTTAGCGCAGCAGATTGTGGCGCAGCAAGGGGCGCTGGTGTCGGAGTTTTTTCCTTGGCAGGCGGCGCGACCAGAGCATTTTCCGCGTCGCAACCGCATTATCAGTGGATTGGCGGTTGGCTTATTGGTGGTAGAGGCCACGGAAGGCAGTGGTTCGTTGATTTCTGCGCGTTATGCGTTAGAGCAAGGACGCGAGGTGTTTGCTTTACCGGGTGCCATTGGTAGCGGGGCCAGTCGTGGTTGCCATCAGCTGATCCGGCAAGGCGCTTGGTTGGTGGAGTCGCCAGCCGATATTCAAGAGCAGCTTGGCAGTCTGCTCTGTTGGGTAAATGAACAGCAAACAGAATTAATTGCATCTACCGAGGCTCAGCAATTGCCATTTGCCAAGCTGTTAGCTACCGTAACGGAAGAAGTTACACCTGTAGATGTTGTCGCCGAACGTGCCGGCCAACCTGTTGCCGAAGTTCTGATCCAGTTACTGGAGTTAGAGCTGGCCGGTTGGATCGCAGCAGTACCTGGCGGCTATGTCCGGATAAGGAGGACAGGCCATGTTCGACGTATTGATGTACCTATTTGA
- a CDS encoding DUF494 family protein, whose protein sequence is MFDVLMYLFETYVHTEQEIQVDQEALSDELTRAGFHPEEINKALIWLEKLAALQESDVTPYLLAQAPDTIRIYTDEEMNRLDVECRGFLLFLEQIEVLDTDTREMVIDRVMELEAGELELEDLKWVVLMVLFNVPGHEAAYEKMETILFEAKGEGMQH, encoded by the coding sequence ATGTTCGACGTATTGATGTACCTATTTGAAACTTATGTCCACACGGAGCAAGAAATCCAAGTGGATCAGGAAGCCCTGTCAGATGAGTTGACGCGGGCCGGTTTTCATCCGGAAGAAATTAACAAGGCGCTGATCTGGCTTGAGAAGCTGGCAGCTCTGCAGGAAAGTGATGTAACGCCGTATCTGCTGGCGCAAGCGCCGGATACTATCCGCATCTATACCGATGAAGAGATGAATCGTCTGGATGTCGAGTGTCGGGGCTTTTTGCTGTTTTTAGAACAGATTGAAGTCTTGGATACCGACACCCGCGAGATGGTCATCGATCGGGTGATGGAGCTGGAGGCCGGTGAGCTGGAGCTTGAAGATCTGAAGTGGGTGGTACTGATGGTGCTGTTTAATGTGCCGGGGCATGAAGCGGCCTATGAAAAGATGGAAACCATCCTGTTTGAAGCCAAAGGCGAAGGGATGCAGCACTGA
- a CDS encoding topoisomerase DNA-binding C4 zinc finger domain-containing protein — protein sequence MSKTPLFQAHSQSDVCPECGAALQIRQGKQGLFLGCSAYPACDYLRPLQQRDGHIIKVLEGQPCPVCQADLVLRQGRYGMFVGCSAYPQCDYTQALDAPAQTAAACPQCHSGQLLQRLSRYGKTFYACDRYPACQFAVNYKPISRECPHCHYPLLLERKTAHGVRLQCANKQCGRWIDHD from the coding sequence ATGAGTAAGACCCCGTTATTTCAGGCGCATTCGCAGTCGGATGTGTGTCCGGAGTGCGGCGCGGCCCTGCAAATCCGTCAAGGTAAGCAGGGCCTCTTTTTAGGCTGTAGCGCCTATCCGGCTTGTGATTATCTGCGCCCACTGCAGCAGCGTGATGGCCACATCATTAAAGTGCTGGAAGGCCAACCTTGTCCAGTTTGCCAAGCGGACTTGGTGTTGCGCCAAGGTCGCTATGGGATGTTTGTGGGCTGCTCCGCTTATCCGCAGTGTGACTATACCCAAGCATTAGATGCCCCAGCGCAAACGGCGGCGGCGTGTCCGCAATGTCACTCAGGACAGCTGTTGCAACGCTTATCGCGTTATGGCAAAACGTTCTACGCCTGCGATCGCTATCCGGCCTGTCAGTTTGCCGTCAATTACAAACCGATTAGCCGCGAATGCCCACACTGCCATTATCCATTGCTGTTGGAGCGCAAAACGGCGCACGGTGTACGTCTGCAATGTGCGAACAAGCAGTGCGGACGCTGGATTGATCACGACTAA
- a CDS encoding Sua5/YciO/YrdC/YwlC family protein yields the protein MSSLEHCVAALRQGEVIAYPTEAVFGVGCDPDNQLAVERLLALKQRPVEKGLILIASDYAQLLPYVDDSQLSAECLARILHSWPGPVTWVMPAKSSVPRWLTGQFDSIAVRVSDHPDVRRLCQTFGKPLTSTSANLTGLPPCRVEQEVVAQFGSQLAVLSGQVGGRENPSEIRDAQTGAVLRPS from the coding sequence ATGAGCTCATTAGAACACTGTGTGGCAGCCCTGCGTCAGGGGGAGGTCATTGCTTATCCCACCGAAGCGGTCTTTGGCGTGGGCTGTGATCCGGATAATCAGCTGGCCGTTGAACGGTTGTTAGCATTGAAACAGCGACCGGTGGAAAAAGGCTTGATCCTCATTGCTTCTGACTATGCCCAGCTGCTGCCATATGTGGATGATAGCCAGCTCTCTGCTGAGTGTCTGGCGCGGATTTTACACAGCTGGCCAGGGCCGGTGACATGGGTGATGCCGGCTAAATCGTCAGTGCCGCGTTGGCTGACGGGTCAGTTTGACTCAATAGCGGTGCGGGTCTCCGATCACCCAGATGTGCGCCGTTTGTGCCAGACATTTGGTAAACCGCTGACCTCAACCAGTGCCAATTTGACCGGCTTGCCTCCTTGCCGTGTAGAACAAGAGGTGGTGGCGCAATTTGGCTCCCAGCTGGCGGTGTTATCCGGGCAGGTGGGGGGGCGAGAGAACCCGTCTGAAATTCGGGATGCGCAAACCGGCGCCGTGTTGCGCCCGAGTTGA
- the aroE gene encoding shikimate dehydrogenase, which yields MDHYAVIGHPINHSRSPLIHRLFAEQTGQDICYEALLGPLEGCDDFIRQFFRQHGRGCNITVPFKELAFQLAEHKTPRAQLAGAVNTLRLNDDGSLLGDNTDGAGLVEDLRRLQFPLQGARILLLGAGGAARGALHPLLEQQPASLTIANRTLVRAQALVAMSVESGVTVTAADYASLVDAEFDLIINATASGIQGDVPPLAASVIGAQTACYDMYYSRELTPFLAFAAEAGAQQLADGIGMLVGQAAHAFYLWRGIMPEILPVITQLRQRV from the coding sequence ATGGATCATTATGCTGTTATTGGTCATCCGATAAACCACAGTCGTTCGCCATTGATCCATCGGCTCTTTGCCGAGCAGACTGGGCAGGACATCTGCTATGAGGCATTGCTCGGTCCGCTAGAAGGCTGTGATGATTTTATTCGCCAGTTTTTTCGCCAGCACGGGCGAGGCTGTAATATCACAGTACCGTTCAAAGAGTTGGCCTTCCAGCTCGCCGAACATAAAACTCCGCGCGCGCAGTTGGCCGGAGCGGTGAATACCTTGCGCTTGAATGACGATGGCTCGCTGTTGGGCGATAACACTGATGGCGCTGGCTTGGTGGAAGATTTACGTCGGTTACAGTTTCCGTTGCAAGGGGCGCGCATCTTGTTGCTGGGTGCTGGTGGTGCGGCACGTGGCGCGCTACATCCTTTGCTCGAGCAACAACCCGCTTCGCTGACCATTGCCAATCGCACATTGGTACGGGCGCAAGCACTGGTAGCGATGAGTGTAGAGAGTGGCGTTACGGTCACCGCAGCAGACTATGCCAGCTTAGTGGACGCGGAATTCGATCTGATCATCAATGCAACCGCCAGCGGTATTCAGGGCGATGTTCCTCCGCTTGCCGCCAGCGTGATCGGGGCGCAGACCGCCTGCTATGACATGTATTACAGCCGTGAACTGACGCCATTCTTAGCTTTCGCGGCAGAAGCTGGGGCGCAGCAACTGGCCGATGGCATTGGCATGCTGGTGGGGCAGGCGGCACATGCCTTTTATTTATGGCGTGGTATCATGCCGGAGATTCTCCCGGTTATTACGCAGTTACGTCAGAGAGTATAA
- a CDS encoding DUF1488 domain-containing protein, translating into MNQAILFPELERWSDELQQVVFPAMVQGMRIECRIGLHALGVRAGCFVAPEQALAIFRQWRWDIEEEAEEAIRQDAFDDLGMIHLQ; encoded by the coding sequence ATGAATCAAGCAATCCTATTTCCAGAGCTGGAGCGCTGGAGTGATGAGTTGCAGCAAGTGGTCTTTCCGGCCATGGTGCAGGGAATGCGGATTGAGTGTCGAATTGGTTTACACGCCTTAGGTGTGCGAGCAGGTTGCTTCGTTGCTCCTGAACAGGCGCTAGCGATTTTCCGTCAATGGCGCTGGGATATTGAAGAAGAAGCCGAAGAGGCCATCAGACAAGATGCGTTTGATGACCTCGGAATGATCCACTTGCAGTAA
- a CDS encoding gamma carbonic anhydrase family protein: MTVLRPYKGKTPEIGQRVMLDESCVIIGHVTLGDDVSIWPSVVIRGDVNYITVGNRTNIQDGSVLHVTRKTSDNPAGLPLYLGDDVTIGHKAVLHGCTVGNRVLIGMGAIILDGAVIEDEVIIGAGGLVPPHKHLESGYLYLGNPVRQARLLTAEERTSLQQSADNYLHLKNEYLAEQAQ, from the coding sequence ATGACGGTATTGCGTCCTTATAAAGGCAAAACACCGGAAATTGGCCAACGGGTCATGCTGGATGAAAGTTGCGTCATTATCGGCCATGTTACGCTCGGTGATGATGTCAGCATCTGGCCTAGCGTGGTGATCCGCGGTGATGTGAACTATATCACTGTCGGTAATCGGACCAACATCCAAGACGGTAGTGTTCTGCACGTAACCCGTAAGACCAGCGATAACCCAGCCGGTCTACCGCTGTATCTGGGCGATGACGTGACCATCGGCCATAAAGCGGTGCTGCACGGTTGCACAGTTGGTAATCGGGTTCTGATTGGCATGGGCGCAATTATTCTTGATGGTGCAGTGATTGAAGATGAAGTGATCATTGGCGCCGGTGGTTTGGTTCCGCCACACAAGCATCTGGAAAGTGGTTATCTGTATCTGGGTAATCCGGTACGTCAGGCGCGTTTGCTGACTGCAGAAGAACGCACCTCGTTACAACAATCAGCCGATAACTATCTACATCTCAAGAACGAGTATCTGGCCGAACAAGCGCAATGA